One genomic window of Planctomycetota bacterium includes the following:
- a CDS encoding right-handed parallel beta-helix repeat-containing protein, whose translation MRAIRFVRLSVALALSLSLLPALGLAAESPRATENEPIGWASVDGGTTGGKGGATVSVADEEALRLAVAGYGPATVIVRGKITLSKKVRVGSNKTILGDAGAELTGFGLHLNKVENVIIRNLSIHDSADDAVNVEGGTRHVWIDHCDFANCHDGLVDIKHGSDLATVSWCRFHDHNKTCLLGHSDKASAAAEDRGRLRVTYHHNFFDGSLSRHPRARVGEPIHVFNNFYQNNQYGVASTANAGVLVEGNYFLRCKLPTLTSYGDSPEPGRLVERQNVTVESGPLQSAGEVPAVPYQYKLDDAQQLPELIPANAGVGKVSASESQGR comes from the coding sequence ATGCGCGCCATTCGATTCGTCCGCTTGAGCGTCGCTCTTGCGCTGTCTCTTTCCCTGTTGCCTGCGCTCGGTTTGGCGGCCGAATCGCCGCGGGCGACGGAGAACGAGCCGATCGGTTGGGCCAGCGTCGACGGCGGCACCACCGGTGGTAAAGGGGGCGCAACGGTGTCGGTCGCCGACGAAGAGGCGCTCCGCCTGGCGGTTGCTGGCTATGGGCCGGCCACGGTGATTGTCCGCGGCAAGATCACGCTGTCCAAGAAAGTTCGCGTCGGTTCAAACAAAACGATCCTCGGCGACGCGGGGGCCGAGCTGACTGGCTTTGGCTTGCACCTGAACAAAGTCGAGAATGTCATCATCCGCAACTTGTCGATTCACGACTCGGCCGATGACGCCGTGAACGTCGAGGGGGGCACGCGGCACGTCTGGATCGATCACTGCGACTTCGCCAACTGCCACGACGGGCTGGTCGACATCAAGCATGGCAGCGATCTGGCGACCGTCTCGTGGTGCCGCTTTCACGATCACAACAAGACCTGCCTGCTGGGGCACAGCGACAAGGCTTCGGCCGCCGCCGAGGACCGGGGCAGGCTGCGGGTGACGTACCATCACAACTTTTTCGATGGGAGTCTGTCGCGGCATCCGCGCGCCCGCGTCGGCGAGCCGATCCACGTCTTCAACAACTTTTATCAGAACAATCAGTACGGCGTGGCGTCGACGGCCAATGCCGGCGTGCTGGTCGAAGGGAACTATTTCCTGCGCTGCAAGTTGCCGACGCTGACCAGCTATGGCGACTCGCCCGAGCCGGGGCGACTGGTCGAGCGGCAGAACGTGACGGTCGAAAGCGGCCCACTACAATCGGCCGGCGAAGTGCCGGCGGTCCCCTATCAGTACAAACTCGACGACGCCCAGCAGTTGCCAGAGCTGATCCCGGCCAACGCCGGCGTGGGGAAAGTCAGCGCCAGCGAGAGTCAGGGACGTTAG
- a CDS encoding methyltransferase, whose product MTAPAPADSLLPLISGYWLSQSVYAAAKLGLADLLADRPRNVAQLATATNTKPDFLFRLLRALASVGVFAESESQVFRLTPMAELLRSGVPGSQRSLAIMMGEEHYAVYGQLYHVLHTGENAFERVYRKPVFDFLSEHPEQASIFDDAMTGIHGRETAAVLDAYDFSGISVLADIGGGNGSKLTAILQRHEPLRGILFDLAHVLERAKPRVEAAGVGGRCQLVAGSFFEAVPTGADAYLMRHIIHDWDDAKSLTILRNCHRVMQPGHKLLLVEAVIPAGNTPFHTKLLDLTMMLIPGGKERTEAEYRTLYEQAGFELNRIVRTATEISVIEGIRR is encoded by the coding sequence ATGACCGCTCCTGCTCCGGCCGACAGCTTGCTGCCCCTGATCTCGGGCTATTGGCTTTCCCAGTCGGTCTATGCCGCCGCCAAGCTCGGCCTGGCCGACTTGCTGGCCGACAGGCCGCGCAACGTCGCGCAACTGGCCACCGCCACGAACACCAAGCCTGACTTTCTGTTCCGACTGCTGCGGGCGTTGGCCAGCGTGGGTGTCTTTGCCGAGTCGGAGTCGCAAGTCTTCCGCCTCACGCCGATGGCCGAACTGTTGCGCTCGGGCGTGCCTGGCTCGCAGCGCTCGCTGGCGATCATGATGGGCGAGGAACACTACGCGGTCTATGGCCAGCTTTACCACGTGCTGCACACGGGCGAGAACGCTTTCGAGCGCGTGTATCGCAAGCCGGTCTTCGACTTTCTCAGCGAGCATCCCGAGCAGGCCAGCATCTTTGACGACGCGATGACCGGCATTCATGGTCGCGAGACGGCCGCCGTGCTCGACGCCTACGACTTCAGCGGCATCTCCGTGCTGGCCGACATCGGCGGCGGCAACGGCTCGAAGCTGACGGCGATCTTGCAGCGCCACGAGCCCCTGCGCGGCATCTTGTTCGACCTGGCGCACGTGCTCGAACGCGCCAAACCGCGGGTCGAAGCCGCCGGCGTCGGCGGACGCTGCCAGTTGGTCGCGGGCAGCTTCTTCGAGGCGGTGCCAACTGGGGCCGACGCGTACCTGATGCGACACATCATCCACGACTGGGACGACGCCAAGTCGCTGACCATCCTGCGCAATTGCCACCGGGTGATGCAGCCGGGGCACAAGCTGCTGCTGGTCGAAGCGGTGATCCCGGCGGGGAACACGCCGTTTCACACCAAGCTGCTGGACCTGACGATGATGCTGATCCCCGGCGGCAAGGAACGAACCGAAGCGGAGTACCGGACGCTGTACGAGCAAGCCGGGTTCGAGCTGAACCGGATTGTTCGCACGGCCACGGAGATCAGCGTGATCGAGGGGATTCGAAGATAG
- a CDS encoding glycosyltransferase family 2 protein, with amino-acid sequence MKPLELSIVIPAYNEEQNLPPTVADLQQALRAEHVPYEMIIVNDNSRDGTAAVIAELMRQDSRIRTVNRTAPGGFGRAIRAGLDAVTGDVVVICMADSSDHPVDVIAYYRKICEGYDCVFGSRFVKGSKVVEYPRVKLIVNRIVNKCMQWMFRCPFNDLTNAFKAYRTHVIRESGPFRSCHFNITIELALSALVRQYNIAQIPISWTGRTWGSSNLRLREMGRRYLATLLRVYAEKLLISDDLLADRLALHAGHDDRLTRVEAQCLALAERVEQLERPERGAESIAARRAA; translated from the coding sequence ATGAAGCCGCTCGAGCTGTCGATCGTCATCCCGGCATACAATGAAGAACAGAATCTGCCACCGACCGTGGCCGACCTGCAACAGGCGCTGCGCGCCGAGCATGTCCCGTACGAGATGATCATCGTCAACGACAACAGCCGGGACGGCACCGCCGCGGTGATCGCCGAATTGATGCGCCAGGACTCACGCATTCGCACCGTCAATCGCACCGCGCCGGGTGGCTTTGGCCGGGCGATTCGCGCCGGTCTCGACGCCGTCACGGGCGACGTGGTGGTGATCTGCATGGCTGATTCCTCGGACCACCCGGTCGACGTGATCGCCTACTATCGCAAGATTTGCGAAGGCTACGACTGCGTGTTCGGCTCGCGGTTCGTCAAGGGGAGCAAGGTCGTCGAGTATCCGCGCGTGAAGCTGATCGTGAACCGGATCGTGAACAAGTGCATGCAGTGGATGTTCCGCTGCCCATTCAATGACCTGACCAACGCCTTCAAGGCCTATCGCACCCACGTGATCCGCGAGAGCGGGCCGTTCCGCAGTTGCCACTTCAACATCACCATCGAGCTGGCCCTGTCGGCGCTGGTGCGGCAATACAACATCGCCCAGATTCCCATCTCGTGGACCGGCCGCACTTGGGGGTCGTCGAATCTACGGCTGCGCGAAATGGGTCGTCGCTATCTGGCCACGTTGTTACGCGTGTACGCCGAAAAGCTGCTGATCTCGGACGATCTGCTGGCCGACCGGTTGGCGTTGCACGCGGGCCACGACGACCGGCTGACGCGTGTCGAGGCCCAGTGCCTGGCCCTGGCCGAACGGGTGGAACAGCTCGAACGGCCCGAGCGCGGCGCCGAATCGATCGCCGCGCGGCGTGCCGCTTAA
- a CDS encoding NAD-dependent epimerase/dehydratase family protein — translation MNFQRILITGGAGFVGANLAVLFKRAFADTRVVAVDNLKRRGSELNLPRLREHGVEFLHGDIRCPEDVDAWPEFELLIDCSAEPSVQAGLVDSPAPLLQNNLVGTINCLEAVRRRNAALLFLSTSRVYPIEPLNALDWQEQSTRFAWTAADTVPGFSTAGVAEEFPLPGARSLYGASKLASELLIQEYAYSRGLPALINRCGILTGPWQMGKVDQGVVTLWVARHLFGRGLRYTGFGGRGKQVRDMLHVDDLFQLLVRQMAEPARWRGQVYNVGGGPGVSASLCELTDVCQQVLGRRVTIDAQAETSSVDLRIYQTDNRKVTRDFNWRPERNVAAIVGDIAGWVTRHEAELRPIIA, via the coding sequence GTGAACTTCCAGCGAATCCTGATCACCGGCGGCGCAGGCTTTGTGGGCGCCAACCTGGCCGTGCTGTTCAAGCGGGCGTTCGCCGATACCCGGGTCGTGGCGGTCGACAATCTGAAGCGCCGCGGCAGCGAGCTGAACCTGCCCCGGCTGCGCGAACACGGCGTCGAGTTCCTGCACGGCGATATACGCTGTCCCGAGGATGTCGACGCCTGGCCTGAATTCGAGCTGCTGATCGACTGCTCGGCCGAACCGTCGGTCCAGGCCGGGCTCGTCGATTCGCCCGCACCACTGTTGCAGAACAATCTGGTCGGCACGATCAATTGCCTGGAAGCAGTCCGCCGGCGCAACGCCGCCCTGCTCTTCTTGAGCACCAGTCGGGTCTATCCGATCGAACCGCTCAACGCGCTCGATTGGCAAGAACAATCGACGCGCTTCGCTTGGACGGCGGCTGACACGGTACCGGGGTTTTCCACGGCTGGCGTGGCCGAAGAGTTCCCCCTGCCCGGCGCGCGCTCGCTGTACGGCGCGTCCAAGCTGGCCAGCGAACTGTTGATTCAAGAGTACGCCTACAGTCGCGGGCTGCCCGCGCTGATCAACCGCTGTGGCATCCTGACCGGCCCGTGGCAGATGGGCAAAGTCGATCAAGGGGTCGTCACCCTGTGGGTCGCACGGCACTTGTTTGGCCGCGGGCTGCGCTACACGGGCTTTGGCGGCCGCGGCAAGCAAGTCCGCGACATGCTCCATGTCGACGACTTGTTCCAGTTGCTGGTTCGCCAGATGGCCGAACCGGCGCGCTGGCGTGGCCAGGTTTACAACGTGGGAGGCGGCCCCGGGGTGTCGGCTTCGCTGTGCGAGTTGACCGACGTGTGCCAGCAAGTCCTCGGCCGGCGCGTCACGATCGATGCCCAGGCCGAGACCTCGTCGGTCGACCTGCGGATTTACCAGACCGATAACCGCAAAGTCACCCGCGATTTCAACTGGCGCCCCGAGCGCAACGTGGCCGCCATTGTCGGCGACATTGCCGGCTGGGTCACGCGCCACGAAGCCGAACTCCGCCCGATCATCGCCTAG
- a CDS encoding NAD-dependent epimerase/dehydratase family protein: MSVAIVTGAAGLIGAESVRRFSDEGFEVVGIDNDMRQYFFGAEASTDWSRRQLQNLVPGYQHYSVDIRDQPAIDQIFRQYGSDIRVVIHTAAQPSHDWAAREPFTDFSVNAQGTLVLLEATRNFAPESTFIFTSTNKVYGDTPNRLPLVETDSRWEIDAAHPFFERGIDESMSIDQSKHSLFGSSKVAADVLVQEYGRYFGLNTGVFRGGCLTGGGHSGTELHGFLSYLMRCCVEGRPYTIYGYQGKQVRDNIHAYDLVNMFWHFSQAPRPGEVYNAGGSRHSHCSMREAIALCEKISGNRLTWQYQEQNRSGDHIWYVSDVSKFRAHFPTWSYRYDLRDILSEIHRSWSLRHPRRAAA, from the coding sequence ATGAGCGTCGCGATTGTCACCGGGGCCGCCGGCTTGATCGGCGCCGAATCGGTGCGCCGCTTTAGCGACGAAGGCTTCGAAGTCGTCGGCATCGACAACGATATGCGCCAGTACTTCTTTGGCGCCGAGGCCTCGACCGATTGGAGCCGCCGGCAACTCCAAAACCTGGTCCCCGGTTACCAGCACTACTCGGTCGACATCCGCGACCAGCCGGCCATTGACCAGATCTTTCGCCAATATGGCTCCGACATTCGCGTGGTGATTCACACCGCGGCGCAGCCTTCGCACGATTGGGCGGCGCGCGAGCCATTTACCGATTTCTCGGTCAATGCGCAAGGCACCTTGGTACTACTGGAAGCGACTCGCAACTTTGCGCCGGAATCGACGTTCATCTTCACTTCGACCAACAAGGTCTACGGCGACACGCCCAATCGGCTGCCGCTGGTCGAGACCGACTCGCGCTGGGAGATCGACGCGGCGCATCCGTTCTTCGAACGCGGCATCGACGAGTCGATGTCGATTGACCAGAGCAAACACTCGCTATTCGGCTCCTCGAAAGTGGCGGCCGACGTCCTGGTCCAAGAATACGGCCGCTACTTCGGCCTGAATACGGGCGTCTTCCGCGGCGGGTGCCTGACCGGCGGCGGGCACTCGGGAACCGAACTGCACGGCTTCCTTTCCTATCTGATGCGGTGCTGCGTCGAGGGGCGTCCCTACACGATCTATGGCTACCAGGGGAAGCAAGTCCGCGACAACATCCACGCTTATGATCTGGTGAACATGTTCTGGCATTTCAGCCAGGCCCCGCGCCCGGGCGAGGTCTACAACGCCGGCGGCAGCCGTCACAGTCACTGCTCGATGCGCGAAGCCATCGCCCTGTGCGAGAAAATCTCGGGCAACAGGCTCACGTGGCAATACCAAGAGCAGAATCGCAGCGGCGACCACATCTGGTACGTCAGCGATGTCAGCAAGTTCCGCGCCCACTTCCCCACGTGGTCCTACCGCTACGACCTGCGCGACATCCTGTCCGAGATTCATCGCAGTTGGTCGCTGCGTCACCCGCGCCGTGCCGCCGCTTAA
- a CDS encoding CBS domain-containing protein, whose protein sequence is MTLNDILRTKGSTVYTIAPTATLGEVIHSLVIHRCGALLVCADPARCRGMVGIVSERDLLRACAENEGSINRLLVSDYMSTDLVTGTPENSVEYIMGVMTDHRIRHLPVLDGDNLVGMISIGDLVKAQLNQTVIENHYLKTYIHG, encoded by the coding sequence ATGACCTTGAACGACATCCTGCGCACCAAGGGTTCGACCGTTTACACCATCGCACCGACCGCCACGTTGGGTGAAGTGATTCACTCGTTGGTGATCCATCGTTGCGGCGCCCTGCTGGTGTGCGCCGATCCGGCGCGTTGCCGCGGCATGGTGGGCATCGTTTCCGAGCGCGATCTGCTCCGCGCGTGCGCCGAGAATGAAGGTTCGATCAATCGGCTGCTCGTCTCGGATTACATGTCGACCGATCTGGTGACCGGCACCCCTGAGAACTCGGTCGAATACATCATGGGCGTGATGACCGATCACCGAATTCGCCACCTGCCGGTCCTCGACGGGGACAATCTGGTGGGCATGATCTCGATCGGCGACCTGGTCAAGGCGCAACTCAACCAGACCGTGATCGAGAATCATTATCTCAAGACGTACATCCACGGCTAA